The Equus quagga isolate Etosha38 chromosome 12, UCLA_HA_Equagga_1.0, whole genome shotgun sequence genome includes a region encoding these proteins:
- the C12H1orf53 gene encoding uncharacterized protein C1orf53 homolog isoform X1 → MAARQIPAVAGAALGRQPPAALPPRPLWAGAGCRPRLGLTLRPASEGDGGDAGPRSQPRPEEATRRPASEELTAAERRIAELHAAACAAGQLNYVDPATGYVVFTQLAHLQRGECCGSACRHCPYGQVNVKDPSKKKQFNSYFYV, encoded by the exons ATGGCGGCCAGGCAGATCCCGGCGGTGGCGGGCGCCGCGCTCGGGAGGCAGCCTCCCGCCGCCCTGCCACCCAGGCCTCTCTGGGCCGGAGCAGGGTGCCGACCGCGCCTCGGCTTAACCCTCCGCCCCGCTTCCGAGGGAGACGGAGGCGACGCCGGGCCCCGCTCGCAACCGAGGCCGGAAGAAGCGACCAGACGCCCGGCAAGCGAAGAGTTAACGGCGGCGGAGCGGAGGATCGCGGAGCTGCACGCCGCCGCCTGCGCG GCTGGCCAGCTAAACTATGTGGATCCAGCTACTGGCTATGTGGTGTTCACACAGCTCGCCCACTTGCAAAGAGGAGAATGCTGTGGCTCCGCCTGCAGACAC TGTCCATATGGTCAAGTCAATGTTAAAGATCCATCTAAAAAGAAGCAATTCAATTCGTATTTTTATGTTTGA
- the C12H1orf53 gene encoding uncharacterized protein C1orf53 homolog isoform X2, protein MAARQIPAVAGAALGRQPPAALPPRPLWAGAGCRPRLGLTLRPASEGDGGDAGPRSQPRPEEATRRPASEELTAAERRIAELHAAACAAGQLNYVDPATGYVVFTQLAHLQRGECCGSACRHVSLSIWSSQC, encoded by the exons ATGGCGGCCAGGCAGATCCCGGCGGTGGCGGGCGCCGCGCTCGGGAGGCAGCCTCCCGCCGCCCTGCCACCCAGGCCTCTCTGGGCCGGAGCAGGGTGCCGACCGCGCCTCGGCTTAACCCTCCGCCCCGCTTCCGAGGGAGACGGAGGCGACGCCGGGCCCCGCTCGCAACCGAGGCCGGAAGAAGCGACCAGACGCCCGGCAAGCGAAGAGTTAACGGCGGCGGAGCGGAGGATCGCGGAGCTGCACGCCGCCGCCTGCGCG GCTGGCCAGCTAAACTATGTGGATCCAGCTACTGGCTATGTGGTGTTCACACAGCTCGCCCACTTGCAAAGAGGAGAATGCTGTGGCTCCGCCTGCAGACACGTGAGTC TGTCCATATGGTCAAGTCAATGTTAA